In one window of Caballeronia sp. TF1N1 DNA:
- the recB gene encoding exodeoxyribonuclease V subunit beta yields MNAFDSQTVQPLDPLRFPLAGRSLIEASAGTGKTFTIAMLYVRLVLGHDPGNDAARPLTPPEILVVTFTDAATKELRDRIRARLTEAARYFQQDASEIEALDPGDEDLLHALREEYEPEAWPSCARRLQLAAEWMDEAAVSTIHAWCNRMLREHAFDSDSLFDQTLETDQSDLLAQVVRDYWRTFLAPLDERRAETVATWVSGPRELQKTLRNLIDLAERLPDAQAPADVLNARALRLAQIKEPWKTWPEIMGELIDQARLAKRFKPRSYGKSDCDRWLRTLVEWAHDPHALMPDLTSTAWSRLTPTALAEHCEGEPPSHEAFEAMLTLQADLIALEASRTEILTHAARWVAERFAGEQARRAQMGFDDLLARLDAALHGANGARLAEVIRHQFPVALIDEFQDTDPVQYRIFDAVYHAQDAGQALIMIGDPKQAIYAFRGADIYTYLAARRAPGTQLFTLAKNFRSTAAMVDAANHCFDMAEARADGEGAFLFRSGDDNPVPFINVSAQGRDDAFVIDGETPPALTVWCLPPSDDGKPTSKTAYIQRMAPGCASEIVRLLNLGQRGEAGFEGSRGRRSLSPADLAVLVNNRTEAEAIRRELRARGVRSVYLSDKDSVFASDQAGELVHWLAACAEPEDGRLVRAALSTPTLGLDFGELDALFSNETQWEACVLQFRGYRESWRRQGVLPMLRRLLNDFDVPARLFELQAGNGERVLTDLLHLAELLQQASVLIEGEHGLIRHLVEEHEAALEGSGGDARQMRLESDGDLVKVVTIHKSKGLEYPLVFLPFACAHRAVTPKDLPLKWHDETGELNVTLDGDEDILVKADDERLGEDLRKFYVALTRARYATWIGMAPLEALERSAIGYLTGGRGPVVPAELFDRLSDVFGASANIAVLPAPEARAERLAARAETALASDARKSVRVVREAWWIASYSSLKTSSGTHAAPDTPVEDVFIETRDAQSEASQEEDADAPRAVLSSGRTLHDFPRGSEQGSFLHDLLEWAAQQGFQHTADDPAALRELVARRCAVRGWERWIAPLTAWILKIVSTRFVVKAAHGMRATAIALGDLDTSLAEMEFWFEARHVDTTAVDRLVCAHTAGGAARPALEHAQLNGMLKGFMDLVFEHEGRYYVADYKSNWLGSDDSAYTTERIRAQMLRSRYDLQFVLYTLALHRLLKARQPDYDYDEHIGGAVYLFVRGLDAPTQGLYAERPPRALIEQLDALFMGEARAVIAETEWE; encoded by the coding sequence ATGAACGCATTCGATTCGCAGACCGTCCAGCCGCTCGATCCACTTCGTTTTCCGCTTGCGGGGCGCAGTCTGATCGAGGCGAGCGCGGGCACGGGCAAGACTTTCACCATCGCCATGCTGTATGTGCGGCTCGTGCTCGGCCACGATCCCGGCAACGACGCGGCGCGCCCGCTCACGCCGCCCGAGATTCTCGTCGTCACCTTCACCGATGCCGCGACCAAGGAACTGCGCGACCGTATCCGCGCGCGTCTGACCGAAGCGGCGCGCTACTTCCAGCAAGACGCAAGCGAAATCGAAGCGCTCGACCCTGGCGACGAAGACCTGCTGCACGCCTTGCGCGAAGAATACGAGCCCGAAGCGTGGCCTTCGTGCGCGCGGCGGCTCCAACTCGCGGCCGAATGGATGGACGAGGCGGCGGTGTCGACCATTCACGCGTGGTGCAACCGCATGCTGCGCGAGCATGCGTTCGATAGCGACAGCCTCTTCGACCAGACGCTCGAAACCGATCAAAGCGATCTGCTGGCGCAAGTCGTACGCGATTACTGGCGCACGTTTTTAGCGCCGCTCGACGAACGCCGCGCGGAAACGGTGGCCACGTGGGTATCCGGTCCGCGCGAGCTGCAAAAGACGCTGCGCAATCTCATCGACCTAGCCGAGCGTTTGCCCGATGCGCAAGCTCCCGCCGATGTGCTCAATGCGCGCGCCTTGCGTCTCGCGCAGATCAAGGAGCCGTGGAAGACGTGGCCCGAGATCATGGGCGAGTTGATCGATCAGGCGCGGCTTGCCAAGCGGTTCAAGCCGCGCAGTTACGGCAAAAGCGATTGCGACCGCTGGCTCAGGACGCTCGTCGAATGGGCGCACGACCCGCACGCGCTCATGCCCGATCTGACGAGCACCGCGTGGTCGCGGCTTACGCCCACCGCGCTCGCGGAGCATTGCGAAGGCGAGCCGCCGTCGCATGAAGCCTTCGAAGCCATGCTGACCTTGCAGGCCGATCTCATCGCACTCGAAGCGAGCCGCACCGAGATTCTCACGCACGCGGCGCGTTGGGTCGCGGAACGCTTTGCGGGCGAACAGGCACGGCGCGCGCAAATGGGCTTCGACGATCTGCTCGCGCGGCTCGATGCCGCGTTGCATGGCGCGAACGGCGCGCGTCTAGCCGAAGTCATTCGTCATCAGTTTCCGGTCGCGCTGATCGACGAGTTCCAGGATACCGATCCCGTCCAGTACCGTATCTTCGATGCCGTCTATCACGCGCAAGACGCGGGACAGGCGCTCATCATGATCGGCGACCCGAAGCAGGCCATCTACGCTTTCCGCGGCGCGGACATCTACACGTATCTCGCCGCGCGCCGCGCGCCGGGCACGCAACTCTTTACGCTCGCGAAGAACTTCCGCTCGACGGCCGCCATGGTCGATGCCGCCAACCATTGCTTCGACATGGCCGAAGCGCGCGCGGACGGCGAAGGCGCGTTCCTGTTTCGCAGCGGCGACGACAACCCGGTGCCGTTCATCAACGTGAGCGCGCAAGGCCGCGACGATGCGTTCGTCATCGATGGCGAAACGCCACCCGCGCTCACCGTCTGGTGCCTGCCGCCCAGCGACGACGGCAAGCCGACGAGCAAGACCGCCTACATTCAGCGGATGGCGCCGGGCTGCGCAAGCGAAATCGTGCGTTTGCTCAACCTTGGGCAGCGCGGCGAAGCAGGCTTCGAGGGATCGCGTGGCCGCCGTTCGCTCTCTCCCGCCGATCTCGCCGTGCTCGTCAACAACCGCACCGAAGCCGAAGCCATCCGGCGGGAGTTGCGCGCGCGCGGCGTGCGTTCGGTGTATCTGTCGGACAAGGACTCGGTATTCGCGAGTGACCAGGCGGGCGAACTCGTGCATTGGCTTGCCGCCTGCGCCGAACCGGAAGACGGACGGCTCGTGCGCGCCGCGCTTTCCACGCCGACGCTCGGACTCGACTTCGGCGAACTCGACGCGCTCTTCAGCAACGAAACGCAATGGGAAGCGTGCGTGCTGCAATTTCGCGGCTATCGCGAAAGCTGGCGGCGTCAGGGCGTCTTGCCGATGCTGCGGCGCCTTCTGAACGACTTCGACGTGCCCGCGCGTCTTTTCGAACTGCAAGCCGGCAACGGCGAGCGCGTGCTGACCGACCTGCTGCATCTGGCCGAACTGCTGCAACAGGCAAGCGTGCTGATCGAAGGCGAGCACGGGTTGATCCGGCATCTGGTGGAAGAACACGAGGCGGCGCTCGAAGGCAGCGGCGGCGATGCGCGCCAGATGCGTCTGGAAAGCGACGGCGATCTCGTCAAGGTGGTGACCATCCACAAGTCGAAGGGGCTGGAGTATCCGCTCGTGTTTCTGCCTTTTGCGTGCGCGCATCGTGCGGTGACGCCGAAGGATCTGCCCTTGAAATGGCACGATGAAACCGGCGAGCTCAACGTTACGCTCGACGGCGACGAAGACATCCTCGTCAAGGCCGACGACGAACGCCTCGGGGAAGACCTGCGCAAGTTCTACGTGGCGCTGACGCGCGCGCGCTATGCGACGTGGATCGGCATGGCGCCGCTCGAAGCGCTCGAACGCAGCGCCATCGGTTATTTGACGGGCGGGCGGGGGCCTGTCGTCCCGGCCGAATTATTCGACCGGCTGAGCGATGTGTTCGGGGCATCGGCGAATATCGCGGTTTTGCCCGCGCCCGAGGCTCGCGCCGAGCGCCTTGCCGCGCGTGCCGAAACCGCGCTCGCCAGCGACGCCCGCAAGTCGGTGCGCGTGGTGCGCGAAGCCTGGTGGATTGCGAGCTATTCGAGTCTCAAGACGTCGAGCGGCACGCATGCCGCGCCGGATACGCCGGTCGAAGACGTCTTCATCGAAACGCGCGATGCGCAAAGCGAAGCGTCGCAGGAAGAAGACGCCGATGCACCGCGCGCGGTGTTATCGTCCGGACGCACGCTGCATGACTTTCCGCGTGGCTCGGAGCAAGGCAGCTTCTTGCACGACTTGCTGGAATGGGCCGCGCAACAAGGCTTCCAACACACCGCCGACGACCCCGCCGCGTTACGCGAACTCGTCGCGCGGCGCTGCGCCGTGCGTGGCTGGGAGCGCTGGATCGCGCCGCTCACCGCGTGGATCTTGAAGATCGTATCGACGCGTTTCGTCGTGAAGGCCGCGCACGGCATGCGGGCGACTGCCATTGCGCTGGGGGACCTCGACACGTCGCTCGCCGAAATGGAGTTCTGGTTCGAGGCGCGGCACGTCGACACGACCGCCGTCGACCGGCTCGTGTGCGCGCATACGGCCGGCGGCGCCGCGCGGCCCGCGCTCGAACACGCGCAACTCAACGGCATGCTGAAGGGCTTCATGGACCTCGTGTTCGAGCACGAAGGGCGCTATTACGTGGCGGACTATAAGTCGAACTGGCTCGGTTCGGACGATTCGGCCTACACGACCGAGCGCATTCGCGCGCAGATGCTGCGCTCGCGGTACGACCTGCAGTTCGTGCTTTACACGCTTGCGTTGCATCGGCTGCTCAAGGCGCGTCAGCCGGATTACGACTACGACGAGCATATCGGCGGCGCGGTTTATCTCTTCGTGCGCGGCCTCGACGCCCCGACTCAAGGTCTCTACGCCGAACGTCCGCCACGCGCGCTGATCGAGCAACTCGACGCGTTGTTCATGGGCGAGGCCCGCGCTGTCATCGCAGAAACGGAGTGGGAATGA